Within Sorghum bicolor cultivar BTx623 chromosome 2, Sorghum_bicolor_NCBIv3, whole genome shotgun sequence, the genomic segment ATTCCTGTATCTCTGTTATTTTTTATGAACTCACCAAAATGCTTAACTCTTGCCTTACTAACTCCTAGGGTTCTTTACCAGATAGTTGGATCTGAAAACTGGCCAAAATTTGATCAGCTATTGCTATTTTAGACAATTAATCAATGTAGTTGCCAATTAAAGTATGAATTGTCACTCTCATAGTATCATATTGTCAGTGACTGTATCCACAAGGTCAGCTCGCAACTAGAAACTATGCTCCCAAACCATTCCAGAATTAGGTGGACAAATGCTTGCCATACATAactgttccagaaataggtatgCAAATGTGTGCATTACATACGTATTTCCTGTCACTGACTTTGTGGATATGTATATCATTCCAGAATTGACAGTCACTGCCCTTGTGGAGGACTCATGATGCAAAAGATTACAAGGACTCATGATATATGATGTAAGGAAGCATCACGGATTTCCTTTAAGCGATAAATTTGGCAGTTGCTGGAAAGAACTGGTTTGGTGAAGATTTGCACATTCTATGTATTCATTTTTGTGTGTAAATAGTTATACAGGCTCAACAATGCACTCCCCAGTTAAAAAAGCTTCTAAACTAATATCCACCTTTTAGCTTACTGAAAACAGAAATCAACTTATTGTTAACTAAACATAACTATCTATAGACAGGTTCTCAATATCCCTAACAACCATCTTGAAAGACCAAAATCAATTAAAGAAACAGCAGAATTTATCTAGTTCCCAGTTAATGGCGATTCCAATTTCAACATGTACCTAAATCTAGTTCAGATGTCACTGCCACAAGATTTCTTCGGTAGAGGAAAAGGGACAACATCACAACAAGCATAATAACAGCTGCTATAATTTAATAAATCACGAATGCAACTAGACTCCACAGAACAACTACTAAAGAGGAAGTGGAGCAGATTTGGCAAGAACCTTTTCCTTGACAGCGTCCTCCCTGGCGAGCAGCTGCtgccggcggcgggcggcggccggGTTGGCGTCCGCGGCCTCCCCGATCTGCTGCTTCCACTCGAACTGCGACGTGATGACGAGCACGAGCAGAAGGAAGACGAGCACCAACGGCCTCGTATTCATCCCCGCACCACCAGCCGATCCCcaaatcagaaaaaaaaaaccagtCTCCGCCTCCGCGTAAAGAACCTAGCCACCCACAGAAAGAACGCGGTAAGGAGTCAACAAGTGGAGGCGGACGCCGGACGTGGTCGGGGAGACGAACTAGACTTGTCGGGGAGAACCAGGAAGGGTTAATTACCAAGAGAAGCCCCGGATCTCCGGCGGTCAGGTCAGGGCTGCGGCGGACGGCGCGAGGAGAGGCGGCGGCTGCAGGTGCTGCTGGGAGAGCTGCCTAGGGGTAGTGGGAGACGGCAGCTGGGGCTACGGTGGAGGAGCACCGTGGAGGGAGAAGGGATACAGAGGGGAGGGGAGGAAGCGCGTGGAATCGCGTTACAGGAGAGGAGACCGAGACGAGTTCTTGGTGAGGAAGGGATGCTGGTGAACGAACGTGCTGGCAGAGGGTCGAAGAAAGTCAGCTGAGAGCAGCTCACCTTCACGGCAGTCAGTCAGCACAAAAATACTACTCCCAGGCCTGCAatgacatactccctccgtccctaaaaACATGTGAATCTCACTTTTCAAGGCCAGATTAGCAGACATGTGAAATTACGATTATGCCCCTCCTGCACCCTTCAGACCCCACGTCAGACCACGAACACAGTCATCCTGTCTGGAGTGTTCTTTAGAAGTACAGGGATTCACACGTATACAGGTGGAGCAATGGCAGCCACACAACAATATTTAAATATGGAGACAAATGTGCCACAGTTTGGTGGAACAATCCTGTCCACACATTTCAAATTTCAAAGTGCCGCCAATTTCACAGCCTATATAAAACAGCCATCGCTACACTAGTTGCTTCCATTTCCTCTTGCTTTTGTTTCCTCCTCCCTCACCGTGCCTTCACTGCTTCTATTTTCTCCTCACTTTGCAATATTTCCATCTTCCATTACATAGTGGCAGCTATGGGTTTTAATCTGAATGCAGAACCACCAGATCAAGAAGGGGCATTACTAGACCTCAAGGAGCCACCAGACAGAGGAACCTTCCAAATCCATGGTGCCTTACCAGACTTGAATGACGAAGAATCCATACAAATTGGTGAAGCACAACAAACCCAGCTTGCAGGAGGGCAACTAGGAAATAATCCAGATAAGATGTCTCATAACTTCATCTCCACAAGTAGTATGAGTGCAAGAATCAAATTTTACCTATGCAACTATGCTGACCTTGCTTCCTTGCATGCTGATGATGCAGATCATCAACCAAATGTGCGAGGGCAGGCCATACTAGACCTCAATGTGCCACCTACTGGTGATGACTGCCAAGCAGATGAAGATGCCACCTTTGGTGTTCCTACAGACCAAGATTATTTTGATCTCAATTTACAAGCTTCTACCCAATATGAAGAAATGCAAGACAGTATGATCACAgacatatgctagtcttctaTGTTTTTCATAATTATGCACAAAATTTTGATTTACTGAGATTATATAGAGGTCACACGTGACTTTAAAATGACTTACTGCATTAATGTTTAGTAGGACACATCACTTTCTTATACAATTATCAGGACCTATCAGGCTCTAATTAATCGATAATATTAAGTTGTTTTCATGATGTGAATGGCCAATGTGCACTAAACAATTACCCTTGGGATTTGTAGTCAATGATTCCTTTGTAGCGGCCATGGAGGACGAcatgcacatgtatgaagtgGACAATGTCTTCAACCAACAGGTCATGCGTGGCTCAGCCACCGAGGATGGACATGCAACTGCAAATATTCGCAACAGGTCAAAAGATCTTACTCCAACTCAAAGACAACAAATATATGAAGCTTTGCTTGAGAGAAGTGTCAACGGAAAACTAAGGAAAAACAGTACAAATATGGTTGCCGAATTATTCAATGTCCATCGATCAGCGGTGTGGCGGATTTGGAAGCGTGCAAAGCTATGTCGTGATAGTGGAATACCAGTGGATATCAGTTCTAGAAAGCCCAAGAATTCCGGCCGAAAAAAGGTTCAAGTTGACCTATCACAAGTTCCAACAATTCCACTGCGCAGAAGGTCAACTATAAGATCTTTGGCTGAAGCTCTAGGTACAAACAAAAGCACATTACATAGGTTGTTCAAACAAGGACTGTTAAGACGACACTCTAACACAATAAAGCCATATTTAACGGAAGCGAACAAAAAGGAAAGATTATCGTGGTGTATTTCAATGCTAGATCCAAGTACATTGCAAACTGAACCAAAGTTCCGTGAAATGGACAACATCATCCACCTAGATGAGAAGTGGTACAACGCCACAAAAAAGAACATGACTTGTTACTTGCATCCAGACGAGGATGAGCCTCACAGGACTGTCTGCAACAAGAATGCCATTGGAAAGGTGATGTTCTTAACTGCAGTTTCTAAGCCTCGGTTCGATGACAAAGGTAATTGCACATTTGATGGCAAGTTAGGCATCTGGCCTTTTATAAGAAAGGTAGCCAAACCTACATGCTTCATACCAATTAGTTTATGTTATGTGTTCGCAAAGGTAACTTGTGTGGCATTATGTGTAGGAACCCGCcaaaaggagaagtggtaacaGACCAAGGGGGACACTCATCACCAAGACAATGAAGGTTTACAGGGATACTATGAGATCGTACCTAATTGGTAAAGTCCTACAAGCCATCAAAACTCGTTGGCCTCGAGAAGATGCAGGGAGAACTATTTGGATTCAATAGGATAATGCTAGAACTCATGTCCCGGTTGATGATGAAGACTTTGCAAGAGCAGCAGCCCATACTGGGTTTGACATCCGCCT encodes:
- the LOC8054421 gene encoding uncharacterized protein LOC8054421 isoform X1, whose translation is MEIGQGSGSSERMEGRAKVGSGDDGRKLRMVEAGARHCKIPRCHLVACPSSVAEPRMTCWLKTLSTSYMCMSSSMAATKESLTTNPKGTPKVASSSAWQSSPVGGTLRSSMACPRTFG